A single window of Flavobacterium sp. 140616W15 DNA harbors:
- a CDS encoding BT_3928 family protein translates to MKNIITQFSRIFVGVLFIISGLIKLNDPVGFSYKLAEYFSEPVFNIPFLEPLSLGLALFLVILEVILGVMLLIGYKSKITIWSLLILIILFTFLTFYSAYFDVVKDCGCFGDALHLTPWQSFTKDIVLLFFILILFINKELVKPLFSNSVQNIITYISIFLCIFMGIWVLNHLPIKDFRPYKVGSNIEKGMEIPEGAPQSVVEMIFIYNVNGVNKEFTEKDLMSIPEGATFVDRKDKVITEGYVPPIHDFSMEKDGEDYKDQFLKEPKLMIFVTYDLTRSEPAGMEKLEKLNEEAKAKGYKVIAMTASGQDEIAAAKKQYKLNVDFYFCDAITLKTIERANPSIVILNNGTVAQKVHYNDIKDLKL, encoded by the coding sequence ATGAAAAATATAATTACACAATTCTCAAGAATATTTGTTGGAGTATTATTTATTATTTCTGGATTAATAAAACTAAATGACCCTGTTGGATTCTCTTATAAATTAGCAGAATACTTTAGCGAACCTGTTTTCAATATCCCTTTTTTAGAGCCATTATCACTAGGATTAGCCTTGTTTTTAGTAATTCTAGAAGTAATTTTGGGAGTAATGCTTCTTATTGGCTACAAATCTAAAATTACAATTTGGAGCTTATTAATCCTTATTATCCTTTTTACTTTCCTTACTTTTTATTCTGCATACTTTGATGTAGTAAAAGATTGTGGTTGTTTTGGTGATGCTTTGCATTTAACACCTTGGCAATCGTTCACGAAAGACATCGTTTTACTATTCTTCATTTTAATATTATTCATTAACAAAGAATTAGTTAAACCTTTATTCAGTAACAGCGTTCAAAATATTATTACCTATATAAGTATCTTTTTGTGCATTTTTATGGGAATTTGGGTGTTGAACCATTTACCAATAAAAGATTTCCGTCCATATAAAGTAGGTTCAAACATCGAAAAAGGAATGGAAATTCCTGAAGGAGCTCCACAGTCAGTAGTTGAAATGATTTTTATTTACAATGTAAATGGTGTAAACAAAGAATTTACTGAAAAAGATTTAATGTCTATCCCAGAAGGAGCAACGTTTGTTGACCGAAAAGACAAAGTGATCACAGAAGGTTACGTACCTCCTATTCATGATTTTTCTATGGAAAAAGATGGGGAAGATTATAAAGATCAATTCTTAAAAGAACCAAAACTTATGATTTTTGTTACTTACGATTTAACTCGTTCTGAACCAGCTGGTATGGAAAAATTAGAAAAATTAAATGAAGAAGCTAAAGCAAAAGGATATAAAGTAATTGCAATGACAGCTTCAGGACAAGATGAAATTGCTGCTGCAAAAAAACAATACAAACTAAATGTTGATTTTTACTTTTGTGATGCAATAACTCTTAAAACAATCGAAAGAGCGAATCCTAGTATCGTAATTTTAAATAATGGAACTGTTGCTCAAAAAGTACATTACAATGACATTAAAGATTTAAAATTGTAA